CTAAggacaatttaataataattatattattccaaaaacattattattcaatttaataataatacacaAAAACATGTACCGGATATAATAATGGTAatgcatttattaattaaataaggtaaaagTATGTATTACAATTATCTCGTAATTGGACTTTCCGCATATTGTAACACTTTTTTATTGTGGAATCGCCTTGAGCCGATTTTCGTGATTTCCTGACTTGAGGAGTTCAACTCCTTCGCTTTGGTGTATCGATGTGCCTTTTCATAGAGGTGAGACAACTTCTCCGGTTGTTTTTTTTGTCAATACGTACCTCAAATGCTCATGACCCACCCCTGCAATAAAAGCTTGAATTGCCCATTTATTTGTTAGGCTCTTGATGCTCATAGTGGTTGTGTTGAACCAACGAATGTAGCGTCTCATACTTTCATTAACCTTCTAACCTTTTGTTTCACAACTATAGGGTTACAGGATTTCTTATTGCCACACTATTTGCTAATTGAAATGTGTCATAAACTGGTGTGCCAGTTCTCCAAAACTACATTTCAATCCTGTTGGTAGTGATAGGTATCCATATCCTAGTATAGTAGTCTCAGAGTTTTATGGAAAAGATCCTACACTTGAGGGCATCATCGGTGCCCATGGCACGCATATGGTTCTTGTATTGGATGATGCGATCCATAGGGTCTTTCATCTCGTTATATGTCTCTTTTGGTAGCTTAAAGGAAGATGCCACTTGGTTTTCAGCTTTTTTGGGGGGGCTAAAGGTCCATTTGAGTATGAGACCCATTCTCTGTCTTCTGACTTCACCATTCGTGGGACCCGCATGTCTTTTCTAAGGGGCTTTACGTGGTGTCTTAAGGGAGAACCTTGCTAGCTTAAGTTAATTCTCACAGACCCATGTTCCTTACTAGCTTTACCATTTCCGTTTTGATCGCATCAATGTCTTGCTACTGAGGACGCCACATCTTTGAGTCTAGTTGGCATTGATGTCATAATTGATTGAAGTTCGTGCATTACCTGAGCATTCTATTATAATATCTTGTCTTGTTATTGAAATCGCTTTTGGAATGTTTCTTATTGTTGTTGGATACGTTCTTGGAGGAGCCTGAGCTGTTCCTGTAACTTTGTGTATTGTTGGCTTGTAGGCGTGTTGTTTTGTACGGTGGGATTATTGGTTGAGTGGTGGCAAATTGTTCCTTACATAAGGCTTTATTGGTTTGGATAGTTCTGATAATATAATGGTTGGGGACGTACATAGTTTTGTTGATAATGTTACCAATGGGTAGGATGAGCGCTATTGTACAAGTAGCCATTGCGGTAACCCTAATGAGTATATTGGCCATGAGCAGGATAGCGCTGGTATCCCCGTCCCACTTGTTTGTAGTATTGGTTTTGGTCATACCAGTACAATTAGCTTCCTTCTCGTGCTCTCAGGATATCTTGGTGTGGTAAAGCCATGACATCTCATCTGAGTTCCCACAAACAATGCCAattcttgatgcaagatttgaTGAAAGAGGATGCAGGTGATTCACACAGTCGTGGTGCCATAAGCCATTAATAATGTTTCTGTGACTTGGAGGAGGAGCTTAATGTGGGCTCTCCTTACATGATTACCCTATAAGGATGATGTGATTAACGCAATGAGTTGATATTAAAGAGACAAAAGATGCATAGAGGAGACCTTATCTTAAGGGAGCTCCTTCAACTTTACTGCAATATAAACTTTGTACATTATGGGGGACTAATTGTTGGGTATGTATAACAATGCTTCTACTTATTAGTATTTGGTAGTGTTGTACGGTATTTTCCTTTTAACAAATGATATGCTATTTTATTggataaataaagataatgctatttattagaataaaataatcaagggaataaaataaccaaactcATGTaccaaatgaaatatgaaaacgATTATATACACATCTACAGTTGGATATaatatatgtatgcatgcatgctcAGATAAGTGTCAAATGGATGTTTACAATAACTTTGCAGTCAAACAAACATTGCATGATGTGCACTCACTTCTGTATTTTTGTTGCCATGAAAATTCCGATCAACCAAATGTGACTGTATGGCCGGAACATAAATATGAACATTTGCACATGCTGTCATAAATCCATATAATCTTTCTAGAATATGCTTCACAATTAAGGTACAAAAATTTGCTATGGGATTCTTGTTTATAATTGGAAACAAATTCAACaatgaaattttgaagaaaaaaagtgtaaaaagaaaagggtttGAGGGGTATCTGAGTTAATTCCCTTTGGATCCTTCCATTGTTTGTTCATCTAAGAGCTCATTGACACAAAATTCCTGTAAGTTATCATAAACTTTTCTCAGTTGTTGAAACATCTCCTTTGATCTTTGACAATCAGCCTTCAGTCTCTTCGCTTCCATTTCGGCCACAGCCGAAGACCCTTGTTGCTGCAAAAACAAATGGTTGACAAGGGTTTTATCAAACAAGGTTTTTGAGTCGAAATCACGATAATTACAGGCCGGTAATGGTAAATCGATGCCTCATACTACTAAAATTGAGCAAGTAAAGAGAACCTGAAGTTGTTTAATGTGATCATTGATTAGCTGAGAACTGAGGTATGAAGGGAGGTCGATAGTATCTGGGAGCATAACAATAGCCTTGTTGTCCATGTCTTCATCGCTTGAATTTGCGTATTTTTCTAGCGGAGGTGGGAGTGAAAGTTCATGCTTTCTTGAGGAAGGTTGTGATTTTGATTCTGCCCGACCAAGGGGGTATGGGAGTCTAACAATGACGATATTGTTCACAGGGCCTGAATATAATAAGTGCACATCGGTTACATGCTTCGGGTGTGTATAATAAAGAACATCACATGAAGAAACAGAATTTATGCTTCTTTGTATGAGATTTGTCCTAAACAAGAAGATATGAAAATGAACCGAGCATGCATAGAAGTTAATCCCCGAAACTAGAAGTATGCAATCTAATTAGTGCCTTTCATGGAAAACAAGAAACATTTACCTTTGGAATGTCGGAACATGCGAGTAATGTTTTGCGTTTTCACATCCCAAACTCGAATCATGCCATCCTCTGATCCAGATAATAGCAAATTTCCTTCAGCACTATATGCCAAGCATGTAACTGGCTTACTGTCCAAAAAAATGATTGTAAAACTGTTAGAGGCACCGATATTATTCAAACACGAgcaacttttcctttttttgatgCATAATCAGAAGTATCTCAAAAGTCCATCTTCAATCTAGGGGATTAGTTTTAGGGTTCGAAGCTAAGAGCACAAGCCATAGCACCTCTACTTTAAGAACTAAAAGAAAGTATGAAGTTAAACGACAACAAGCAACATAGGCTTTCCCGGGATTATTTGGGAGTATTGAAAAGATGGgcaaagcaaaaacaaataaacaaataataaagtcTGAAGAAAACAAAGTAACACCTTTGATCAGTTAGTGAACCGATGATGTGCAATCCATAGTTGTCGCTAGGGGAACTTTCGGCATTAAGAGCAGTGATATAAATTTTACCATCTCGGCTGCCGGCATAGAAGACATGTTCACCAGGGTCTATTGCAATTGCATCAATGATGGAAGGAAACACAACGTTTCGTAATAATCTTCCCTTGGATAAGCTCCATACCTACTAGCAGTGAACGTTAAATCAGGAACATCCGGTAATTACAAAACAAATCAATTGATATTCCCCGTAATAAGATTCTATTACACGCATGGAAGATTTGTCAAAAAACCAACAAAAGAATTGCGAATTACTATCATGCTAAGCAAATGCGTCAACATATCCTTAACCATTAATCTCACATTGGTTTGGAATACTTCTAGCTTCAAAATTACCAATCCAAAAACACAATTTACTGATAAAAAGGCGATAAATAGATAAATTGGGTGGTGCCAATGACATGCCATTCAAAGTATCTATCTTTTCATTCAAATTCATATAGTTCAAAACAACACCCCAATCACCAATCTCTTAAGATATTACAGAACAAACCTTACAAGTTCGGTCCTCGGAAGCCGACACGATGATCGCATTCCCTCCGCCATAACCAATAACAATATCTGTTACACGCAGAGTATGTTCCGTAAAACTATACTCATAAAGATGACTAACCTGCTGCCGTCTAACATCATCGAATATCCTAATTTACATCCAAATCAAAAGCACAAACTATTAGCAATTAGTAACCACAATAATCAAATACGATACACACGAGTATGGGCGTACATGAAAAGCGACCAAACTCGAACGCATCCATCTTCGGACCCGGAAATGAGAAGTGAATCATCTTCAGAGAAAACTAAACATGTAATTGCTCTATAATGAGCATGCCATTTCTTCAATAACCTACCCGTAGCAACCTAAACAAAAAACGAACCAAAAATGTTTAagctttaattaacaaataaattacttaaaaattaaataaagggaTTGAATTGTTTTATACCTCCCAAATGTAAATATCACCTGATGAACCTCCACCAACTATGTAAGTACCATCGCTATTAGCAATAAGCGGTTTAATGGGTTCAACGGGAAAGCTTTTAACTTGGGCTTGAggctgtaaaaaaaaaattaagcaaaaaaaaagggggaaatttTTGGGTGGTTAAAAAGAGCGTACCTTGGACCAAGACCAATAAAGGAGGTGACCGGAGGTGGCGGAGGGGTCACGAAGTTGAGAGCAGGCGAGGAAACGGCAACCGACGGTGGTGAGGCCGTGTGGAGGGGAGGCGCAAGTTTTGTAACGGAGTTGCTCTGCCCCTGTCTGTAGGTCCCAGCAACCGATGCCGCCGTCGATTGAAGATGATGCTATCACTACACTCATTGTTATTGGGACAAGCTTCGCTTGGTTCTTACAATTTAGGGTTTTGGTTCATTACAACGATCAATGATAATAGGGTTTTGTTTTgtcttttagggttttaggtacAGGGGAGAAGGAGAGGCTTGACACTGCGACAGCGAGAATGTTCAGAACGGAAACGGCATCGTTTTTCCCTTTATATCTTTAATGATCAAAGACATCGTTTTAATTCATTGAACTCCGAATTataggttaaattgtaaaattttttattcttctataaaaaatttacaaaatggtcactcaactattcaactttttttagcctttaatatttataaattatgttaatttagttttgattataaaaaataaccCTTAACATTTACATATTGTGTGATTagattttttactattttttacaATGAGAGTtagttttaaaagaatgagaaaatattaaaattattatcttaaatttttgagtttttttatttttatttttgtatattttcagtCATATTTAATTGATAACTTTGTTTTGTTAGCTTTTTAGGTGAAAGGGTCacagagaagaaaaaaatgcaaaaaaaaaccaaattatacAATGTGTAAATTTGAGGATTagatttttagaatcaagactaaaatggcacaatgtataaattttgagggttaaagttgctattatatcaatttcaaaagCTACCATGTTAGTTAATTGGTGaccaaaaagacaaaattaaatagttgagtaaaaaaactattaatatttGGGTGAATactagtgtagtttacccaattttaaattagtctttaAATATCAAAACACTTCAATTGAATCTTCAAACTAAGATACGGTACTAATCAAATTCTTTTGTGAATCTAACCATCAGCTTGAATTTCGTGTGGTTCGTTTTTAAATACGTAtagattaataaatatttttaaacaagacAACGTCATTGATTGGATGGATCAATTggaatgttttgaagtttagaGTTTAAATTTACAATTGAATTCATAGTTCGAGAATGCATGGtgcaattaatcattttatataatttgtgtTAATTCCATCGCACATCGGTAAGctatggattaaattttaaattgatcctaaaattttaaaacattttaattaaatcctcaaaatagTAATATCGTATCAATTATATCTCTCTGTCAATCTAACCATATATGTGACAGTAAATGTTAGCTTGGATCTACATGGAATATAGATTAAAACACATGGATCAACATTAAACCAAATGTATACTAATCGTATAAACAACTTAGATCtaatatttgaaagaaaaaaataccctcttaaattttaatgacGTGTTTTTTAATACATTAGATTCAAGCTTTCCATGAGGTCGGTATACTCAAAATCAaatctaaattgaaatttaatggcCAAGTTGATGGGTAAATTGACAgaatgatttaattgatatacaatgctaaaattttaataattaaatcaaaacattttggAGTTGAGGATCAATTTAAAACTAGACCTTATTTGGGGAGCTATAGTGcaattaatcctttttattttctttgggcCAGATATTTCGAAAATCAAAACTAGGGTTGCCCTCGACTATTTTCGGCCCAATATGCTGTGAACCCTAAATGGTACTTCTTTTGGGAGCTATAATGCAATTAACCCTCGCATATGATAGGACTTAAGTATAACAGTATATTATACGATTGCTAGAGGAGGATGCTAATATTTCCTTACATGGAGGGATCATTATTTCTGTTCACTCCTAATTACTCCTAATTACTAGGtgtagtttttttatttctacaaaaaaaatttcaaaaggagaaaaacaATAAGAAGAgggagaaaaaagaaatttatgttttttttcttttataatatcaatttctgtctatttctctctctctcttttttctcttttaaaccaaaagatgaaaataatttttggtccaATATGGCAATTAAGcaacattaaaaaaaagcagatccataatatataaaattatttaaaattttaattgagttggtgtcacgaattaattatatataaatttaatttggaaatgACTAAAAGTTcactaattttacaaaataaattatattattatgatggTGTTTTTGCACTTTGAAAGTcgtttatataaaataaataaaatcttatatatGGTGGGATTTAAACCTAAGATATCATGGTTTTAAACATTTagctttatcattttaataaatatatattctacaTAATTTTTCACTTGTATTGTGGGTCTgtcataatctaatatatataatttcaatacccatacaaaatgtaaacataattatatttattatatttctttttatatttgtacttgtattttaatatttattgggATTAGATTGATTTTACGTCAAGTCAATCTAAAGTGGgtcaattcaaatttttattttttcagattGTTTTGAGTTCAAATCAATTTCGGCAAGGGCAATACTAGGGGGTTAGCAAGGGCCCTGGCCCctataatgaaaagaaaatagttttggacctttaaattttataagattttattttagtaaatgataaaattacactttagctcaaaaaataataaaattttgatttaatcctttaaaaaagtataaagatattaactttaaaatggtaaaattgtattttaaccCTCATTAacaatatacaatttaatttcgccttaaaaaattatgacttcactcttgaatttcaaatttgagtcAAATTCggattattttatattctaatcaattaaatttaaggtcagatgattttaaaatagattctttcaatttggaatttgaattaatttgaatCCAAATTCAAGGAATTTgatttcttatataaattcaaatttctaaTTCTATATTATTCCTCTTTATATATTCCATTTGAAACTTTCTAGGGCACGTGCCATACCCTTAACATCTTttagaattagaaaaattagatGAGAGACAAAAGGCATATATATAGTGTCAAACAATAGGTttattagggttagggttttaatatttatttatttgagaaatCACAGGCACGACAAAGATATGGTaagaattatatatgtttttttataaaaataatcttaaaatattaattaaatacgaAAATGACCTGAAGGAAATATTATATATGAGAATGATTCGTTTGCTACAGTGAAAGTTGGTAACACCACCCTCTTTTTCTCCCTAATCATTATCCAATTATcagattaaaaaaatgattttttctgGTACCGTGACTGTGTCAAGCGGCATCAGTATGTATTTTTTGATATACTCGTAAAAAGTAGGGTATTCATggtgaaggaaaaaaaagaaaaaaatattttttaattggtgTAGCCGATTTGTTAGGTGGTACTGGTGACTGTTAGgggaataaaattttttaaagggtaTTGTTGGTCTGTCAAGCGACATtggtgaatttaaaaaaaaaatttaattagtgtCGCCACGTTGTTAGGCGGCACCACCCACTATATATAACCCATCCCCAATACAAAATCTGTATACGTTGAAGTATTTagttttttgttgaaaattaatattttttttgttgaagagaagaaaaaaatgaagaaagatTTGTGGTTAGTAATAGGGGAGAAAAAAAAGATCAGTGTTCAATAGAACcggagaaaagagaaaaaaaatattttttttgtgttatatGTTCGAAATTGGGGGAgaacaatttatttatgttgatgTTTTAGGGAGAAATTGTGATAGTTTGAAGGTATGTTTGAGTTCACGGTGATACGGTGGCACTAggagacccacacatttcatttatcgTGTGGGGAGTGCACCATCACTTTAGaagatgtcacattgtaactcGGGCTCCTAGTTGGTAGTGATTATACGTCACGAGTTCAAGTATAGTGTTCAAACTTGTGCATGGAAAGCCTCACCAATTGACGGTGGTTATGTGGTTAAGTTTAACGCCACCATAAGATGATGCTTTATAAACCTCATTCATAAGTTTGAGATCATAATCATATGAAAAAAGaggtttaatcaatttattctttttctccatCAAAGTAGTATCCTTAACCTCATTGTCTAAAACATGTGCCAGAGATGGAGGCAAGAAGATCAGCGATGGAGGAAATGGCTATGACGGTGAAAGCTAAAACATGACTCGGGATGACATCAATTATAGTTATTAAAGTGATGTATGAAAGGAAGAGTAGAGAGaaaaaatcgagaaaaaaattgagaaaaaaaaatatggggagcCCATGGCCACCAATGTGTCATTTGATTATTCGAACTATAGTTAATATCATTATCATACAAGTTAAAATGATAGTAGAGATTGTCATATTTCGATCCATTATTCATGTAACTAGAATTATGATAACTACAAAAAAAACCTTTCTAGTTCACTCAAAAAAGAGCGAttgttgtttaaaaaaaaatattttcactatcaaaatatatggaTTAACAATCCTGACCATTCAGTGAATTATTTTTTCACTATCACTACTatcaagttaaatttttttcactattactacaatcaagttaaaattttttaataggtgaaaaataatttaataggttgaaaatattttaactgGTATTAACGATGTAAAAAAACCagtttaagaaaaaaactaagagaggagaaaaagaaatcgggaaaaaaaggaacaaaaaaaaatctaaaaaaataaaaggtgtGGAGGGGGGAGCCCGTGACCATCCGATCACCTCGGCAACACCctccaacactccccaacatataATGTCAGTGTAGATTTAACAACTTTGTAGCCCACCAACACCTTCATGCTATACCGCTTAATGGCAAATACGTAGTCCTTATTGTTTGCAAATTGTTGACCTACGAACAATTCTTTCGATTCGAAATGTGCCGCCAACcggtaagaaaatattatatttgggTACTCAGAAAGCTTGAGTGCATTCGCCGCATCGGGATTTACACTCAACATGTGAGCCCCAAGGTCATTGCGTATGACAATGCAACGACTTAGGTTCCTGACCAAAGGGGCATGTACATTTTCACTCTCGTTCGTGCCTTTATCATCAATATCGTATGGGCCCTCATCTAGATGGGGGTTACTAAAATCTTCATCCTCGTGATGAGAATGACCATCATTATCgagataatttttattgatactAATCACCTCCGGATGTATTTATAAACAAGGACTCAATTTAGGGTTGTTATGCATAGTCAGACAATGATGTGGATTTTTGGCCCATGTCAATGTCCCTCCATAATCACATTGTTTTGCCCATCCAACATTCAGATTAAAGTCAAACTCATGTACATACGATTGCCTCTCAACAGACGCTCTTAGAACCTTTGTAGACGAGTCTTGAACTCCATATTGTTGACTTAATGGAGTGACATTTTGAACGGGCTTCACATCCGCTAATTCAGCAAACAATTGAATTGGTTCAGCGTTCACATTCCCACTCAAGCAATAAAGTGTGATAATTGGCTCCACATTTTGATATAGTGGCGgcaccaaaaaatatatatatttttaaatatgatgaTTGGGTAATGATTAGAGGGAAAAAGAGAATGGTACCGCTGGTTGGTTAGGCGGCAAAGACTTTCACTGTAGCAAACGagtcaatttcatatataattttttttctagattattttcgtatttaatt
This genomic stretch from Gossypium raimondii isolate GPD5lz chromosome 6, ASM2569854v1, whole genome shotgun sequence harbors:
- the LOC105774281 gene encoding protein ROOT INITIATION DEFECTIVE 3 — translated: MSVVIASSSIDGGIGCWDLQTGAEQLRYKTCASPPHGLTTVGCRFLACSQLRDPSATSGHLLYWSWSKPQAQVKSFPVEPIKPLIANSDGTYIVGGGSSGDIYIWEVATGRLLKKWHAHYRAITCLVFSEDDSLLISGSEDGCVRVWSLFMIFDDVRRQQVSHLYEYSFTEHTLRVTDIVIGYGGGNAIIVSASEDRTCKVWSLSKGRLLRNVVFPSIIDAIAIDPGEHVFYAGSRDGKIYITALNAESSPSDNYGLHIIGSLTDQSKPVTCLAYSAEGNLLLSGSEDGMIRVWDVKTQNITRMFRHSKGPVNNIVIVRLPYPLGRAESKSQPSSRKHELSLPPPLEKYANSSDEDMDNKAIVMLPDTIDLPSYLSSQLINDHIKQLQQQGSSAVAEMEAKRLKADCQRSKEMFQQLRKVYDNLQEFCVNELLDEQTMEGSKGN